The following DNA comes from Salvia splendens isolate huo1 chromosome 17, SspV2, whole genome shotgun sequence.
ACAGCAATAATGGATGGTTGGATGGCTGGACTTGGTGCTACCCAGCCTCCGACTACCGATGCTCTTGGACAGCTGTCTGAATATGCCAGATATCTTTATACTTCACAGCTGCAACATTTGTAGGTATGTTCTTACCATTTTCTTTAGATTCCCATCCTTTTGCAGCTACGGACAGATTGCCATTATCTAGTTCTTTtgttgtatgtttttttatattgtttataGTAATGTGGTTTTTTATGGTTCGCATACTGATATTTACGGTTATATTGGTCCATAAGGATATTGCTGGTACTTTGGCGACTGAAGCAGCTCAAGTAGCTAAGCAAAGTTCAACTCTTGAATATTGTTGATCACAAGAGAAGAAAGGTTTGTATCATAGCGCGCTGGCTCTCTTTATCTTGGTTGCCTCACTTCTCAAATACTGAAATTCCGCAAACACTGTTTACTTGAATTAGATTTTACAACAAATGAAAAACGACGCGGAGATGTTAAATTTAGAAAGTGGTGCTGCACCTATTAGGAATCCTTCCACTGTTGTTGAAGATGCAAGGCTAGCGTCGTTAATCTCCCTCGACAGCATACTGAAGCAAGTCAAGGGTTTTCATCTTTCTCCAATTTCTCCTCTTTTAACTTTCTGACAGATGTCGTCTCAGATGCTTCAAATTTTTGGTCATTCATCGTGAAGTGTGTTTATAGTGTTTGTACTTTCTGTATgtaatttgtgtagtgtgtagtgtttattttatgtatgtgtaaGTGTGCGTATTTGTGTGGTGTATAGAGGTGTgcaatgtgtattgtgtgctatgatgtatagtacATAGTACGTACGCAGtgttattcattatttttatagtgCGTCGTATGTTTATTTGAGtatggtgtgtgtgtgtgtgtgttttatttatattgtgttttgtgtattttatttatatcgtgtttaatgtttgtagtatgtaacATGTgagaaattgtgtattttatttgtgcatttgttgtatagtgtataagtagtgtattttgtattagtatttgtagtatgtgcaatgtgtgtatgtatttatgttgtgcttgtgttttatgtattttatttatagtgtgtgtaatgtttgtagtatgtgccgcgtatgtattgtatgttttataatattgtgtgtattgtttgttttatatgtatgtgtttaaagtgtgtgtatttatGTAGTTATGGTAGTGTatgtatcttgtgtatagtgtgtgtattgtgtattttgtgtggacaatttgtattatgtttattttgtgaattgtttACTAgcgtgtattttatatataatgtgtgtagtatgtgctttatattgtttgttttatatgtatgtgtttaaagtgtgtgtatttatGTAGTTATGATATTGTATCTTGTGCATAGTGTGCATTGTATATTTTGTgcaatgtgtattttgtctgttaagtttttatttttgtgtagtggtgtttagtatgtttattttgtgaattgtgtactagtgtgtattttatatataatgggTGTAGCGTGTGCAGTCCATttaatgtttgtatattttatttgtatcgtgtttaatatttgtaatatgtgtcacgtatgtgtattgtgtactttatGCAGattgtatgtgtattttgtctatacaGTGTACTTAAAGTAATATGCCACgagtataaattgtgtattttatgtatatatttgttgtgtagcatataaattgtgtattttgcgTTAGTATCtctagtgtgtgcaatgtaggtatgtatgtttgcaatacatgtattatgtattttatttatagtgtgtttaatatttgtagtatgtaccGCATATGTATATGAGTGtagtatgtatagtgtgtgttgtgtagtgtgtattgtgtactttgtgcgtacagtgtgtgtattttgtctatacaatgtgcataaagtgtgttatttttttatagcgtatttagtatgtttatagtttatgtatattgtctttgtgaattttatttatattgtgtttaatgtgtAGTATATGTGTCATGTATGTCTAAATTGTGTAATTTATgttgtattttatgtatacatttgttgtatagtatataagtagtgtattttgtgttactATTTGTAGCGTGTATAatgtatgtatttatttttacaataCATGTGTTTCGTGTACGTTTGTATATTTTACTTATAgcatgtttaatgtttgtagtatgtgccgcatatgtatatataccgaGTGTTGGGTTtttataatgtttgtattttctgtatgtatctcgtgtacaatgtgtattgtttgtttaatatatatgtgtgtaaagtgtgtatttgtgtggtatatatactttgtgtgcaatttgtAGTGTGTGCTATGATGTGTAGTATGTATATGGTGCGCGGTGTTAGTTTTTGTATAGTGCGTAGTATGCTTATTtgagtatagtgtgtgtgttttttatttatattgtgtttgtgtattttatttataacgtgtttaatgtttgtagtacgTACCACGTGTGTATtagttgtgtattttatttgtgcatttgttgtagtatgtataaatagtttattttgtattagtatctgtagtgtgtgcacaatgtgtgtatgtatttatgttgtgcatgtgttttgcatattttatttatagtgtgtgtaatattCGTAGTATGTGTcgagtatgtatagtatgttttgtaatatttgtatttagttttttgtgtacagtgtgtattgtttgttttatatttatgtgtttaaagtgtgtgcatgtatcttgtgtatagtgtgtgtagtgtgtattttgtgttgtctgtgtgtattttgtctattgtttatactttttatttttgtgtagtgGTGTTtcgtatgtttattttgtgaattgtgtattagtgtgtattttgtatataatgtgtgtagtatgtgcgatctatttaatgtttttatattttatttatatttgtttatgtatgttatttatattgtgtttgcgtattttatttatattgtgtttttttattttatttatattgtgtttaatatttgtaatatgtgccacgtatgtataaattgtgtattttatgtgtatattttttgtatagtatataaattgtatattttgtgttagtattcgtagtgtgtgcaatgtaggtaTGTATGTTTGCAGTACATGTgtagtatattttatatatagtgtgtttaatatttgtagtgtgTAACACGTATGTATAGTGAGTGTAGTGCGTATAATGTGTGtggtgcaatgtgtgtattgtgtactttgtgcggacAGTGTGTACactttgtatataatgtgaGTGGTATGTGCAATAAGTGtttaagtattttatttatattgtgtttgtgtattttatttgtattgtgTTTTATATTAGAAGTATGTTTCAAGTATGTATAAAtggtgtattttatgtatgtttgcaatacatgtgtcgtattttttatttatagtgtgtttaatatttgtggtatgtaccgcTTATGTTATAAGGGTAGTTTGTATAGAGTGTGGTGCACTGCGTGTATTATGTACTTTGTGCaggcagtgtgtgtattttgtctatacaatgtgcgtaaagtgtgttaatttttGTAGCATtttagtgtgtgtagtatgtgcaatccatttagtgtttgtgtattttctttatatcgtgtttaatatttatattatgtgccacgtatgtataaattgtgtattttatgtgtatatttgttgtatagtatagaAGGTGTATTTTAGTATCTGTAGTGTGCACAATGTAGGTATATATGTTACAGTATATGTGTAGTGTATtctatttatagtgtgtttaatatttgtggtatgtaccgcgtatgtatactagtatagtgtgtgtggtgcaccactgtgtgtattgtgtactttatGCAgattgtgtgtgtattttgtctatacaTTGTACTTaaagtgttttatttttgtgttgtgACTTTAtacgtgtattttgtgtataatgtgtgtagtattgGCAATTCATTTagagtttgtgtattttatttatgttgtgtttaatatttgtagatgtgccacgtgtgtataaattgtgtgtattttgtctatacaatgtgcgtaaagtgtgttatttttgtgtagcgttttgtgtataaagtgtgtagtatgtgcattaGATTtaatgtttgtgtattttatttatatcatgtttgtatattttatttcgtctttagtatgtgtattttgtgtataatgtgtgaagtatgtgcaatccatttagtgtttgtgtattttatttatgttatgtttaatatttgtagatatGCCAcatgtgtataaattgtgtattttatgtgtatatttgttgtgtAGTATATGGTGCGCGGTGTTAGTTTTTGTATAGTGCGTAGTATGCTTATTtgagtatagtgtgtgtgttttttatttatattgtgtttgtgtattttatttataacgtgtttaatgtttgtagtacgTACCACGTGTGTATtagttgtgtattttatttgtgcatttgttgtagtatgtataaatagtttattttgtattagtatctgtagtgtgtgcacaatgtgtgtatgtatttatgttgtgcatgtgttttgcatattttatttatagtgtgtgtaatattCGTAGTATGTGTcgagtatgtatagtatgttttgtaatatttgtatttagttttttgtgtacagtgtgtattgtttgttttatatttatgtgtttaaagtgtgtgcatgtatcttgtgtatagtgtgtgtagtgtgtattttgtgttgtctgtgtgtattttgtctattgtttatactttttatttttgtgtagtgGTGTTtcgtatgtttattttgtgaattgtgtattagtgtgtattttgtatataatgtgtgtagtatgtgcgatctatttaatgtttttatattttatttatatttgtttatgtatgttatttatattgtgtttgcgtattttatttatattgtgtttttttattttatttatattgtgtttaatatttgtaatatgtgccacgtatgtataaattgtgtattttatgtgtatattttttgtatagtatataaattgtatattttgtgttagtattcgtagtgtgtgcaatgtaggtaTGTATGTTTGCAGTACATGTgtagtatattttatatatagtgtgtttaatatttgtagtgtgTAACACGTATGTATAGTGAGTGTAGTGCGTATAATGTGTGtggtgcaatgtgtgtattgtgtactttgtgcggacAGTGTGTACactttgtatataatgtgaGTGGTATGTGCAATAAGTGtttaagtattttatttatattgtgtttgtgtattttatttgtattgtgTTTTATATTAGAAGTATGTTTCAAGTATGTATAAAtggtgtattttatgtatgtttgcaatacatgtgtcgtattttttatttatagtgtgtttaatatttgtggtatgtaccgcTTATGTTATAAGGGTAGTTTGTATAGAGTGTGGTGCACTGCGTGTATTATGTACTTTGTGCaggcagtgtgtgtattttgtctatacaatgtgcgtaaagtgtgttaatttttGTAGCATtttagtgtgtgtagtatgtgcaatccatttagtgtttgtgtattttctttatatcgtgtttaatatttatattatgtgccacgtatgtataaattgtgtattttatgtgtatatttgttgtatagtatagaAGGTGTATTTTAGTATCTGTAGTGTGCACAATGTAGGTATATATGTTTACAGTATATGTGTAGTGTATtctatttatagtgtgtttaatatttgtggtatgtaccgcgtatgtatactagtatagtgtgtgtggtgcaccactgtgtgtattgtgtactttatGCAgattgtgtgtgtattttgtctatacaTTGTACTTaaagtgttttatttttgtgttgtgACTTTAtacgtgtattttgtgtataatgtgtgtagtattgGCAATTCATTTagagtttgtgtattttatttatgttgtgtttaatatttgtagatgtgccacgtgtgtataaattgtgtgtattttgtctatacaatgtgcgtaaagtgtgttatttttgtgtagcgttttgtgtataaagtgtgtagtatgtgcattaGATTtaatgtttgtgtattttatttatatcatgtttgtatattttatttcgtctttagtatgtattttgtgtataatgtgtgaagtatgtgcaatccatttagtgtttgtgtattttatttatgttgtgtttaatatttgtagatatGCCActtgtgtataaattgtgtattttatgtgtatatttgttgtgtagtatataaattgtgtattttgcgTTAGTATCTCTAGTGTGTGCAGTGTAGGTATGTATGTTTGCAATAcatgttttgtgtattttatttatagtgtgtttaatatttgtggtatgtaccgcATATGTATATGAGTGtagtatgtatagtgtgtgttgtgtactttgtgcgtacagtgtgtgtattttgtctatacaatgtgcgtaaagtgtgttattttttttatagcgTATTTCGTAtgtttatagtatattttatttatgttgtctttgtgaattttatttatattgtgtttaatgtgtATAGTATATGTGCCACGTATGtctaaattgtgtattttatgttgtattttatgtatacatttgttgtatagtatataagtagtgtattttgtgttactATTTGTAGCGTGTGTaatgtatgtatgtatttttacaattcatgcGTTTCGTGTACGTTTGTATATTTTACTTATAgcatgtttaatgtttgtagtatgtgccgcatatgtatatataccgaGTGTTGGGTTtttataatgtttgtattttctgtgTGTATCTCGTGTACAATGTGTACTGTTTGTctaatatatatgtgtgtaaagtCCGTGTATTTGTGTGgtgtatatactttgtgtgcaatttgtagtgtgtgatgtatatatacaaaacacacactgcccgcacaaattacacaatacactcagagtattatttcgacaatcaacaactcaaaatgaatattatctcaacaatacttgaaatcgaaagaaacaacattcagcggatgcattcgagagaagaataatattatgtttgaagacataatatattcagaatcttttatttactatcttcttcactttcatgctcaaaataacacactttacgcacattgtatagacacacactgcccgcacaaagtacacaatacacagtggtacaccacacacactatacacaccaCTTTCAGTATACATACgcggtacataccacaaatattaaacacgcTATAAATAAAAAACCCGAAACATGTATTGCAGACGTGCCTACCTTCATTGCACACACTTcatatactaacacaaaatatattatttatatactatacaacaagtatacatataaaatacacaatttatacacacgtGGCACatgtacattaattaattaaatccaagaaaatcatgtacaaaatttaatattgtctagggccttttggatttgatagGCAGCGGGGATTGAATGCGAGAACTTACCTACAATAGAATGGCCGAGAGACGAGgccaacctttggatttctgacctggagaagtagatggatggcactccgtttgacatggaagcaaagccgatattttggatgttctccgggACAAAGACTTGCGGGCCTTCAACAGCCGATGGCACCCGCACCATGTCCGCCATGGATTTTGGCTTGGTGGGGTTCCTCACACCCAGCTCGGTATTGCCTCCTAAGGGGTTGTTTATCGGATTACCTTTCGATTTAGCCCCATCGTTTGTGTCGGTTTGCGGTCCTTCACACGGGTCCCTCTCGTCCATGATTTAATCGGTAGGACGCGGCGTTTCCATTTCCATCTCGGTCGGCGTCTGGTCCGTCGCTTGCGAGTCCGAGGCCGAAGGCGCGGGCGTGTCTCGAGGGGGGTTGCGGATTGTCTTGGTCTTCGGCCATCCCGTTCTCTCTAGTGCCGAGCCGGTTTCAAATGATGCTCGGATTTTCTGGGTCCTTCCCATTTCGAGAGGTGGGAAATCTTCAAGGGATGGGCCATTCTCAATGAGAGGCACGCATGATTCAATATCTTTGTCTCTCCGATCTGGAAGAGGGTTGGCCTTCGTCGTGTAAACTGTGGCCGGTGGGGATCCGGCGAGGAGGGGCTGCGCCGCCGTCGCATCAAGCATCTCCGCCGCGGCCAGGTCTatgatttggaggatatcaCTCTTTTTTGTCTCCATTTGCTGCATCGGTAGAGATGAACAAGGCTCCACATGTGACTTCCGGTTTTGGTAAGGGACAAAAGCACTTTCCGAAAGGTGATTTGTTCCCatgcccatttcgggcaagttgactatttCACTCTCCAATGTAATTTTTGGCACACATGCTACGGCCAAATCCTCTTGGGATACGCTTAGGGATCCGACATCATCTCCTCCAACGGTCGTCTCGCTCATGACAGGTCCATGGTCGGAGGGTGgcaccaccgccgctgccggTGCATTTCCGTGAACCACCACCTCTATTCGGGCTCCATCCTCGGACGTAGGGGCTTTAGGATGGGTTCCTAGGCCTAGTGCTTCCTTGCTATCGGTGGAGCCAGCCGGCAATAGAGTTACCTTGCATTTAGGGCTATCAAGGGTGGAGCTCGGGCCAAAGGTCTCGGCCTCGGAGGTCTCATCTCCTCCAAAATCgagcttcttcctaagttgtttgtcctccgggagtgggGAGGGTACGGACCTTTTCCGACCATGACCTTTGGTGAGGGGTGCCGGCGTGCTCTTCCTAGCCATCATCCTATGCTTCTTGCTTTGCATTTTCACTTCTTTGGCCGAGATCTTCGGTGTTGGGTCATCGCTTGAGTGAAAAACCATAAGTTGGTCCGGGATAGACCTAGCCTCCTCGGGGTGCGGAGGGGCCGGGGTGGgttcgggggggggggggggggggtccgGCATGGCCGTTCGAGGGTATGACCGCAACGCCGTACAAAGGTAGGGAGTCGGCGGGGTTGAGGGCGGGTGGTGTGACGACCGGCGTGGAAAAGGTCTCGACGATTATGCGGGTGGGGATGTGAGGTGTGGTGGTCGGCGTGAGAAGAGTCACGGCGGGTCGTGGGTGTGTATGGATGGACAAAATCaagtggggggggggggggaattgctagagagaagggagaacGTCTCTCTCTAGATTTGTGGCGGCTCTTCTTTTTCCATCCACCACCTCTGTTGCGACCCTTCTGCCCGTTTTTGTCTCTAGGAATATGCGGCCCGTTCTTATCTCTAGATAAGAGATCCACATCCTCCCCGACCCCATTGTGTGAATCTTCATGATGCTCACTTGCATCATGGTTCTCTCCTCACTGGCAGCTGGCTCTAGTGTCTGAACAGTGCTACCCTTGTCAGGCTCTAACTCCCTCCATACTTTTTTCTTCTGCCCCGGATTGTTCGGTTTTTCAGAAGCTTGACTCGCAATCCATATCTCCAATCTTTTTCATTGTTCAAAGTGATCACAGCTTTCTCAGCAGCCTCCATAGTATTGTACTCCACAAGAGCATGCAACTTTTTGCTGATCAGTTTCTCCGCAATGGTACACTTTTTTGGATCAATTACATCATGTGGGTCACGAATGGTAATATTCTTTATGATTCCAGCTTCACCAAACAGTCGATTGAGGTTGTCCAATGAATGATCCTCGGGTAGATACTCCACTAGTACAATGCATACCATTGGATCCTTGATTTCAGCATATGGAAGAGGATGAAGTCGCTTCACCATTTTCCCATTAGAGCTGACAACAAGAAAAGTAGATTCCTTCAGTGCAGCCACAATCCACGATGTGTCTTTTGTTAGCTTCTTCATTTTCCTAAATGAGGCAACAACTCCAATAGGAACAAACCCTTCCACATTCCTTGTAACGTATTTTAGCATAAACTTATCATTTGGCAGATTTTCATCACTGAAGTAAAACTCCACctgcttttttttaatcaaacaccttcacggtggagggttcgtgggtccctcatccctatattgcaTAAATGATAAAGGATACATAATTAGGATTAAGAGACAACCGATCACCCTAACTATGCCTAGAAGGTCAAAAAACATGTACAAATTTCTAGAGCAATTACACCATAAGAGTAGATAAGGGACATGCCGATGGTAGCACGACACCTACGTACTCTTCGGTGTTCGATGACGACGAAATCGGCAGAGTCCTTCCTTGGGATCCTTTCCTACTCACGCTCTCCATCCTGTTCCCAGACCCGAATATTGGGGATCCCCATTTGCTCCATTCGAATGATGTCCTTGAGGCCTCTCGGtacataaacaaaatacacaacaCATGTAATGCAAACATACCTACATTGAACACACTAgagatactaacacaaaatacacaatgtatatactatacaacaaatatactcataaaaatacacaatttatacatatatggcacatctacaaatattaaacacaa
Coding sequences within:
- the LOC121774364 gene encoding la-related protein 6A-like, giving the protein MKKLTKDTSWIVAALKESTFLVVSSNGKMVKRLHPLPYAEIKDPMVCIVLVEYLPEDHSLDNLNRLFGEAGIIKNITIRDPHDVIDPKKCTIAEKLISKKLHALVEYNTMEAAEKAVITLNNEKDWRYGLRVKLLKNRTIRGRRKKYGGS